In the genome of Terriglobales bacterium, one region contains:
- a CDS encoding potassium channel protein yields MPSAPIRGLRNLRVIIALLFVHAVIATFGFHFIEGWTWFDALYMVVTTITTIGYREVHELSAVGRAFNLYVILVGVGLLFLAIGALASALLEFELRKFFGRRRMEREISRLTNHVIICGAGRVGRSVARELLMKPAPFLIIENSSEKVLKLNEKWLLLSGDATQEQTLKDARVEYASGLVAAATTDAINLYIVLTARSLNPKLKIIARASEEDAEKHLRKAGADIVISPYTFAGHRIAQSFLRPNVIDFLDLATASDRQLDLELAEVKVEAGAPFVGKTLAGSQIRQTMNIIVLAIKKREGMHFNPEPDDKIEAGDYLIAMGEPGGLRRLQESASAKTALR; encoded by the coding sequence ATGCCATCCGCTCCAATCAGGGGACTGCGTAACCTAAGGGTGATCATTGCGCTGTTGTTCGTTCATGCAGTGATCGCGACATTCGGGTTCCACTTCATTGAGGGGTGGACATGGTTCGATGCCTTGTACATGGTCGTGACGACGATTACGACGATCGGGTATCGCGAGGTTCACGAACTTAGCGCAGTTGGAAGAGCCTTCAACCTGTATGTGATCCTGGTGGGAGTGGGGCTGCTGTTCCTGGCGATCGGGGCGCTAGCATCAGCTTTGCTAGAATTCGAACTCCGCAAATTCTTTGGAAGGCGTCGCATGGAGCGGGAGATCAGTCGTCTCACGAATCACGTGATCATCTGTGGTGCCGGGCGCGTGGGCAGAAGTGTCGCGCGGGAGTTGTTGATGAAGCCGGCGCCCTTCCTGATCATTGAAAATAGTTCGGAGAAGGTGCTGAAGCTAAACGAAAAGTGGTTGTTGCTCAGCGGCGATGCGACGCAGGAACAGACGCTGAAGGATGCGCGGGTGGAGTATGCGTCGGGTTTGGTGGCAGCGGCGACTACGGACGCAATCAATTTATACATCGTGCTTACGGCGCGAAGTTTGAATCCGAAGCTCAAGATCATCGCTCGTGCCAGCGAAGAAGATGCGGAGAAACATTTGCGAAAGGCAGGGGCGGATATAGTCATTTCGCCATATACATTCGCGGGGCACCGGATCGCACAGTCGTTCCTGAGGCCAAATGTGATTGATTTTCTGGATCTTGCGACGGCGTCAGACCGGCAGCTCGACCTGGAGTTGGCAGAAGTGAAGGTTGAAGCAGGCGCGCCGTTCGTTGGAAAGACGCTGGCGGGCTCACAGATAAGACAGACCATGAACATCATTGTGCTGGCGATCAAGAAACGCGAAGGGATGCACTTCAATCCGGAACCGGATGACAAGATCGAAGCTGGGGATTACCTGATCGCGATGGGCGAGCCGGGCGGGCTGAGAAGGCTGCAAGAAAGCGCGAGTGCAAAGACGGCCTTACGTTAG
- the tsaE gene encoding tRNA (adenosine(37)-N6)-threonylcarbamoyltransferase complex ATPase subunit type 1 TsaE: MSREFITNSADETIALGRQLAKELSPPRLVLLHGDLGAGKTTLTKGIAEGFEAASEEDVTSPTFTLIHEYRGPDVTVYHIDLYRIETERELETLGLEELISDERNVVLIEWGEKFPKLVKERDVEIVIERVNSEQRKFTIKV, from the coding sequence GTGAGTCGCGAATTCATTACCAATTCGGCGGATGAGACGATTGCGTTGGGACGGCAGCTCGCAAAAGAGTTGTCGCCGCCCAGACTTGTGCTGCTACACGGGGACCTGGGTGCGGGTAAGACGACGCTGACGAAAGGAATTGCGGAGGGTTTCGAGGCGGCGTCAGAAGAGGATGTGACCAGTCCCACTTTCACACTGATTCATGAGTATCGTGGACCGGATGTGACGGTATACCACATTGATCTTTACCGGATCGAAACGGAAAGGGAACTGGAGACGCTTGGGCTGGAAGAGTTAATCTCCGATGAGCGGAATGTGGTGCTTATCGAGTGGGGCGAGAAATTTCCGAAGCTAGTGAAAGAACGAGATGTGGAGATCGTGATCGAGCGGGTGAATTCAGAGCAGAGAAAATTCACGATCAAAGTGTGA
- a CDS encoding MFS transporter: MRKILANRGLRLIFAANMISMIGSGMNSAAVTWYLLQTTGTEIALGWLLVLQTIPAMALMPLSGVMIDREDRRHIVMMLDAGRGLIILLIAVLALMHRVQVWQLYAMAILVAIGFWMFWPTVTALIQELTPETDFVHSNTFLMAGVQGGWVLAGAFVGFVYNHIGLGGVLLIDFFTYVASFSCYLFVRHGRHVVHHPMREEIVEVEHSVARYFHEMREGLRYVRQRKFLVLLATSWAMFLGGMLTNSVITAPLSDRILHAGAEGYGWLNMGWATGAVISVFFTAWTVRKIGARSTIAITMLAIALAWYIAPFIPILAVGVALYSIGGAARGMAGVALSSTLMETVPKHFMGRVQNTIYFAGTSLQLFLGLSVGVVAHRIGLALAFAMVATVYFAGFVAALIPAEPITITRADATNA, encoded by the coding sequence ATGCGTAAGATCCTCGCCAATCGCGGACTCCGCCTCATCTTCGCCGCCAACATGATCTCCATGATTGGCTCCGGGATGAACTCCGCCGCCGTCACCTGGTACCTGCTGCAAACCACTGGCACCGAGATAGCCCTCGGCTGGCTCCTCGTCTTGCAAACCATCCCTGCTATGGCTCTGATGCCACTTTCCGGCGTCATGATCGACCGCGAGGATCGCCGCCATATTGTTATGATGCTCGACGCCGGTCGCGGCCTCATCATCCTGCTCATCGCCGTGCTCGCCCTGATGCACCGCGTTCAAGTGTGGCAGCTTTACGCGATGGCCATTCTCGTCGCCATCGGCTTCTGGATGTTCTGGCCCACAGTCACGGCCCTCATTCAGGAACTCACGCCCGAAACTGATTTCGTCCACTCCAACACCTTTCTCATGGCTGGAGTACAGGGCGGATGGGTTCTCGCCGGCGCCTTCGTCGGCTTCGTTTACAACCACATCGGACTTGGCGGCGTCCTCCTCATCGACTTCTTCACCTACGTCGCTTCCTTCTCCTGCTACCTGTTCGTGCGTCACGGCCGCCACGTCGTGCACCACCCGATGCGTGAAGAAATCGTCGAAGTCGAGCATTCCGTGGCACGCTACTTCCACGAGATGCGCGAAGGTCTCCGTTACGTCCGCCAGCGCAAGTTTCTCGTCCTGCTCGCCACCAGTTGGGCCATGTTCCTCGGCGGCATGCTCACCAATTCCGTCATCACCGCTCCGCTCAGTGATCGCATTCTCCACGCTGGCGCAGAAGGCTACGGCTGGCTCAACATGGGATGGGCCACCGGGGCTGTCATCAGCGTCTTCTTTACCGCTTGGACCGTCCGCAAAATCGGTGCGCGCAGCACGATCGCCATCACCATGCTGGCCATAGCGCTCGCCTGGTATATCGCTCCCTTTATTCCCATTCTTGCCGTCGGCGTCGCCTTGTACTCGATCGGCGGTGCGGCGCGCGGCATGGCTGGCGTTGCGCTCTCCAGCACGCTCATGGAAACCGTCCCCAAGCACTTCATGGGACGTGTCCAGAACACCATCTACTTCGCCGGAACTTCCCTTCAACTTTTCCTCGGACTTTCCGTCGGTGTCGTAGCCCATCGAATCGGATTGGCGCTTGCCTTCGCCATGGTCGCTACCGTTTATTTCGCCGGTTTTGTTGCTGCCTTGATTCCCGCCGAACCAATCACCATCACCCGCGCCGACGCCACCAACGCCTGA
- a CDS encoding enoyl-ACP reductase has translation MGISLEGKTAVVFGVANKRSIAWSIAQQLHSEGANVAITYQNERLRLEAEDLVKSLPGAEGFQCDVSSDTEIDHLFSKLRERYGKIHSLVHSVAYAPADELKGDFINTTREGFRIAHDVSVYSLIAVSRAAAPLMTDGGSIMTLTYYGSEKVVPKYNVMGVAKAALEATVRYLANDLGKQGVRVNAISAGPIKTLAARGISGLGDMMSSHAERAPLKRNVETEEVGKTGLFLASDLSTGITGEVIYVDCGYNIMGF, from the coding sequence ATGGGTATTAGTCTCGAAGGAAAAACGGCAGTCGTATTCGGAGTCGCCAACAAGCGCAGCATTGCGTGGTCAATCGCGCAGCAACTGCACAGCGAAGGCGCCAATGTCGCTATCACCTACCAGAATGAGCGTCTGCGCCTTGAGGCCGAAGATCTCGTGAAGTCCTTGCCCGGCGCGGAAGGTTTCCAGTGCGACGTCTCCAGCGACACCGAAATCGACCACCTCTTCTCCAAGCTCCGCGAACGCTACGGCAAGATCCACAGCCTGGTCCACTCTGTCGCCTATGCGCCCGCCGACGAGCTTAAAGGAGACTTCATCAACACCACTCGCGAAGGCTTTCGCATTGCCCACGACGTCAGCGTCTATTCCCTGATCGCCGTCTCGCGAGCGGCTGCACCCTTGATGACCGATGGCGGTAGCATCATGACCCTCACCTATTACGGCTCCGAGAAAGTCGTGCCCAAGTACAACGTCATGGGTGTCGCCAAGGCCGCGCTCGAAGCGACCGTTCGCTATCTCGCCAATGATCTTGGCAAGCAAGGCGTGCGCGTAAATGCCATTTCCGCCGGACCGATCAAGACTCTTGCAGCCCGCGGCATCTCCGGACTAGGCGACATGATGTCAAGCCATGCCGAACGCGCACCCTTGAAACGTAACGTGGAAACGGAAGAGGTGGGCAAGACTGGCTTGTTTCTGGCCTCAGACCTCAGCACAGGCATCACCGGCGAGGTTATCTACGTAGACTGCGGCTACAACATCATGGGCTTCTAG
- a CDS encoding amino acid permease yields MSKLLITKPMDMLLSEAHEEGEHSLKRALGPVNLITLGIGAIIGAGIFVLTGQAAAQHAGPAIVLSFVLAGIACAFAGLCYAEFASLIPIAGSAYTYGYATLGELFAWIIGWDLVLEYALGAATVAAGWSGYFVSLLQDFGLHIPPQFTAVPGAKLAFYDGRWTAISSLPDGVSAAGLPQVTGIFNFVAFFIVLLVTLVLVIGIKESANLNSAIVIVKLAIVLIFIAIAGLYVLRNPNVAMTNWSDFIPANQGRGLFGWSGISTGAAVVFFAYIGFDAVSTAAQEAKNPKKDMPIGILGSLAVCTVLYILVSGLLTGVVHYTKLNVPDPVAVGIDATNIGWTVNLGQHAIKLSSLVVKAGAVFGLFTVMLVMLLGQSRVFYSMSRDGLLPKWAGAIHPRFRTPWISTIIVGVCVAFLPALLPINDLGHLVSIGTLLAFVIVSGGVWILRRRRPDLPRPFQTPWVPFVPIMGMVVSFYLMASLPWITWERLIIWLVIGMFIYVLYGRHHSRVQKMRTAPTPKPTVMAD; encoded by the coding sequence ATGTCGAAGCTCTTAATTACAAAACCGATGGACATGCTCCTGTCGGAGGCGCATGAAGAAGGAGAGCACAGTCTCAAACGTGCGCTCGGTCCAGTAAACCTGATTACGCTTGGAATCGGCGCAATCATTGGCGCGGGCATATTCGTGCTGACCGGACAGGCCGCGGCCCAACATGCCGGCCCGGCGATTGTGCTGTCGTTTGTGCTGGCCGGCATAGCATGCGCGTTTGCGGGGTTGTGCTACGCGGAGTTCGCGTCCCTGATCCCGATCGCGGGGTCGGCTTATACATATGGATACGCGACGCTGGGCGAGTTGTTCGCGTGGATCATCGGATGGGACCTGGTGCTGGAGTACGCACTCGGCGCGGCGACAGTCGCGGCTGGCTGGAGCGGATACTTCGTTTCATTGCTGCAGGACTTCGGACTTCACATACCGCCTCAGTTCACGGCCGTACCGGGAGCGAAACTCGCTTTTTATGACGGGCGGTGGACGGCGATCAGCAGCCTGCCGGATGGCGTGAGCGCTGCCGGGTTGCCGCAAGTGACGGGCATTTTCAACTTCGTCGCGTTCTTCATCGTCCTGCTGGTTACGCTGGTGCTGGTGATCGGCATCAAGGAATCGGCGAACCTGAACTCGGCGATTGTGATTGTGAAGCTCGCGATTGTGCTGATTTTCATCGCAATCGCCGGGCTCTACGTTCTGCGCAACCCGAATGTTGCGATGACGAACTGGAGTGACTTCATCCCGGCAAACCAAGGCCGAGGATTATTCGGGTGGTCGGGTATATCAACCGGCGCGGCGGTGGTTTTCTTCGCGTACATCGGATTTGATGCGGTGTCGACGGCAGCGCAGGAAGCGAAGAATCCCAAGAAGGACATGCCTATCGGCATCCTTGGGTCACTCGCTGTTTGTACGGTGCTGTACATCCTGGTTTCGGGATTGCTGACGGGCGTGGTTCATTACACGAAGCTGAACGTGCCGGATCCGGTGGCGGTTGGCATTGACGCTACGAATATTGGATGGACGGTCAACCTGGGCCAGCATGCGATCAAGCTGAGCAGCCTGGTAGTGAAGGCCGGAGCGGTGTTCGGACTGTTTACCGTTATGCTGGTGATGTTGCTGGGTCAGTCGCGCGTGTTCTACTCGATGTCGCGGGACGGGTTGCTTCCGAAGTGGGCAGGAGCCATTCATCCGAGATTCCGGACGCCTTGGATCTCGACGATCATCGTGGGTGTGTGTGTGGCCTTCTTGCCGGCCCTGCTACCTATCAATGATCTTGGTCACCTGGTGAGCATCGGAACATTGCTGGCGTTTGTGATCGTAAGCGGCGGCGTGTGGATTCTACGGCGGAGGAGACCGGACCTGCCTCGTCCGTTCCAGACGCCGTGGGTACCGTTTGTGCCAATCATGGGGATGGTGGTTTCGTTCTACCTGATGGCCAGCCTGCCTTGGATTACCTGGGAGCGATTGATCATCTGGCTGGTGATTGGAATGTTCATCTACGTCCTTTACGGGCGTCATCACAGCCGCGTGCAGAAGATGAGGACTGCGCCGACGCCCAAGCCGACCGTGATGGCAGACTAG
- a CDS encoding NAD(P)H-hydrate dehydratase yields MKITTAAEMRDIDRVTTEEHGVPSLTLMENAGTAVVRFVMAMFKRARRVTILCGKGNNGGDGFVAARKFGDEGIRTTVILLAEPSELKGDAAAMFARMGETPIVVKSAEELKSEALAEAMKADVIVDAILGTGFHPPASGLYADAIALINRSRKPVVAVDIPSGADADAAEPSSVVRAKADYVVTFTAPRPAHIFGALTKGDTMVAPIGSPEAAIQSELNAHMITPRDFATFLADRDPEAHKGTYGHALIIGGSVGKSGAVAMAGLAALRSGAGLSTVATPRSVLPVVAGYTPEIMTEPLAETEVGSISPLAYGYGRIEAILEGKRVVALGPGIGRNPQTVEFIHTFMLDCKAPLVIDADGLNAFEGAARKLLGKNRPLVLTPHPGEMARILDVHTSEIQKDRIQIAKEFATRQQCYLVLKGHRTIVALPDGAVWVNVTGNPGMASGGSGDVLTGMIAGLMAQTEDVATAVLAAVYLHGLAGDIAREKVGEASLIAGDILANIPEAFKRAKMSLAQKGFTFHA; encoded by the coding sequence ATGAAAATTACTACTGCAGCAGAAATGCGCGACATCGATCGCGTGACAACGGAAGAGCACGGAGTTCCTTCGCTCACGCTAATGGAGAATGCGGGGACGGCAGTGGTGCGCTTCGTGATGGCGATGTTTAAGCGTGCGAGACGGGTGACGATCCTGTGTGGCAAGGGCAACAACGGCGGCGACGGTTTCGTGGCGGCGCGGAAATTCGGTGACGAAGGAATACGCACAACGGTGATCCTGCTGGCCGAACCTTCGGAGTTGAAAGGCGATGCCGCAGCGATGTTCGCGCGCATGGGCGAGACTCCGATTGTGGTGAAGTCGGCGGAGGAGTTGAAGAGCGAGGCTTTGGCAGAGGCGATGAAGGCCGATGTCATCGTGGATGCCATTCTCGGCACGGGCTTTCATCCTCCGGCGAGCGGCTTGTACGCCGACGCCATTGCACTAATCAACAGGTCACGCAAGCCGGTGGTCGCGGTGGACATTCCTTCGGGTGCGGACGCCGATGCGGCAGAGCCTTCCAGCGTGGTAAGAGCCAAGGCGGATTACGTGGTGACATTCACGGCACCGCGACCGGCGCACATTTTCGGAGCACTAACCAAGGGTGACACGATGGTGGCGCCGATCGGTTCCCCGGAGGCGGCGATTCAGTCGGAACTGAATGCGCACATGATCACGCCAAGAGACTTTGCAACATTCCTGGCGGACCGAGACCCGGAAGCTCATAAAGGAACCTATGGACATGCGCTGATCATTGGTGGATCGGTGGGGAAGTCTGGTGCGGTTGCGATGGCAGGTCTCGCGGCGTTGCGGAGTGGTGCAGGACTGTCCACGGTGGCGACGCCACGGTCGGTGCTGCCGGTAGTCGCGGGTTATACGCCGGAGATCATGACGGAGCCTTTGGCGGAGACGGAGGTAGGAAGCATCTCGCCGCTGGCATACGGATACGGCCGGATTGAGGCGATCCTGGAAGGAAAGCGCGTGGTCGCGCTCGGGCCGGGCATTGGACGAAATCCGCAGACAGTCGAGTTCATTCATACATTCATGCTGGACTGCAAAGCGCCGCTGGTGATCGACGCGGACGGACTCAATGCGTTTGAGGGGGCAGCACGAAAACTGCTCGGGAAGAATCGACCACTGGTGTTGACGCCGCATCCGGGAGAGATGGCGCGAATTCTTGATGTACACACGAGCGAGATCCAGAAGGACCGAATCCAGATTGCGAAGGAATTCGCGACGCGGCAGCAGTGCTACCTCGTTCTGAAAGGGCATCGGACGATTGTTGCTCTGCCGGATGGAGCGGTGTGGGTGAACGTGACCGGGAATCCGGGGATGGCAAGCGGCGGCTCGGGCGATGTGTTGACCGGCATGATCGCAGGGTTGATGGCGCAGACGGAGGATGTTGCGACGGCGGTACTGGCGGCAGTTTATCTACACGGCCTGGCGGGAGATATCGCGCGGGAGAAAGTGGGCGAGGCGTCGCTGATAGCGGGCGACATACTGGCGAATATTCCCGAGGCGTTCAAAAGAGCCAAGATGTCGCTGGCACAGAAGGGCTTCACATTCCACGCTTAA